One window of Hymenobacter sp. BRD128 genomic DNA carries:
- a CDS encoding TonB-dependent receptor, whose product MKTALLAALLTCAPALALAQSRPLASPAARALTRLSGTVLDAAARPLPGANVFLKTTFDGATTDSLGRFSFTTSAAGTLPLVITLVGYEWQETPLALPAGGGPLALPTCHLRASRAALGDVVVLAGAFEASDARRAAVLKPLDILTTAGANADIASALTTLPGTTRVGEEGKLFVRGGAASETRTYLDGLPVASPYGGAVSGVPARGRFSPTLFKGTLFSTGGYSAEYGQALSAVVSLNSIDLDPETQTGISLLSVGGALSRTRRWERTAASANVDYTNLTPYYGLTAPDQRWEQAPQRLGGALRLAHRTGETGMLKIYATYASQQVATRQPDPEAAFALAGRLTALRNDNYYLNATYRAALRRGWSLNTGLALGREHNAVRPEPQLIDETEQTATARLVLTNDSASTWYNLKLGTEATTQRYDLRYHATPDAPVYTPGFAEQRTAGFGESDLSLAPRLSGRVGVRGEYSALLNRANLAPRLALAWQLGAGSQLSAAGGLFYQTPTNDLLRVQPALGFERAAHYILSYQRSTASRTLRAELYYKDYQQLARFDAYNVLDASRYASTGQGYARGLDVFFRDRYQTFKKIDFWVSYGLLDTRRQARADLAGAVPTFAATHSLSMVGKYWLGRLHTQLSGTLAYGSPRAYFDPNQPGYNQGRTPSFQSLDLSLSYLTHLAGQFTIVHLSATNVLGRDNIFGYRYATAPDASGQYAAVPVRQLAPQLVVAALLISINKKSPGDTSVAPD is encoded by the coding sequence ATGAAAACTGCTTTACTTGCCGCTCTGCTCACGTGTGCCCCGGCCCTGGCCTTGGCCCAAAGCCGCCCGCTGGCTAGCCCCGCCGCCCGCGCCCTCACCCGCCTCAGCGGCACGGTGCTCGACGCGGCCGCCCGCCCGCTGCCGGGCGCCAACGTATTTCTGAAAACGACCTTCGATGGTGCCACCACCGACTCGCTCGGGCGGTTCAGCTTCACTACTTCAGCCGCGGGCACGCTGCCGCTGGTAATTACGCTGGTGGGCTACGAATGGCAGGAAACGCCCCTGGCCCTGCCGGCCGGGGGCGGCCCGCTAGCCCTGCCCACCTGCCACTTGCGCGCAAGTCGTGCCGCCTTGGGCGACGTGGTGGTGCTGGCCGGCGCCTTCGAGGCCAGCGATGCCCGGCGCGCCGCCGTGCTCAAGCCGCTCGATATTCTGACCACGGCCGGCGCCAATGCCGACATCGCCTCGGCCCTTACTACCCTGCCCGGCACCACCCGGGTGGGCGAGGAGGGCAAGCTCTTCGTGCGCGGCGGGGCGGCTTCCGAAACCCGCACCTACCTCGACGGCCTGCCCGTGGCCAGCCCCTACGGCGGGGCCGTGAGCGGCGTGCCGGCCCGGGGGCGGTTTTCGCCCACGCTGTTTAAAGGCACGCTCTTCAGCACCGGCGGCTACTCGGCCGAGTACGGGCAGGCGCTGAGCGCGGTGGTGAGCCTCAATTCGATAGACCTCGACCCCGAAACCCAGACCGGTATCTCGCTGCTGAGCGTGGGCGGCGCCCTCAGCCGCACCCGGCGCTGGGAGCGCACTGCTGCCTCGGCCAACGTAGATTATACCAACCTGACGCCCTACTACGGCCTCACCGCGCCCGACCAGCGCTGGGAGCAGGCCCCGCAGCGGCTGGGCGGCGCCCTGCGGCTGGCCCACCGCACCGGCGAAACCGGGATGCTGAAAATCTACGCTACTTACGCCAGCCAGCAGGTAGCCACCCGCCAGCCCGACCCCGAGGCCGCCTTTGCCCTGGCCGGCCGCCTCACGGCCCTGCGCAACGACAACTACTACCTCAACGCCACCTACCGCGCGGCCCTGCGCCGCGGCTGGAGCCTGAATACCGGGCTAGCCCTGGGCCGCGAGCACAACGCCGTGCGCCCCGAGCCGCAGCTCATCGACGAAACCGAGCAGACCGCCACCGCCCGCCTCGTGCTCACCAACGACTCGGCCAGCACCTGGTATAATCTCAAGCTGGGCACCGAGGCTACCACGCAGCGCTACGACCTGCGCTACCACGCCACGCCCGATGCGCCGGTCTATACGCCCGGCTTCGCGGAGCAGCGCACCGCCGGGTTTGGCGAAAGCGACCTGAGCTTGGCGCCGCGTCTTTCTGGCCGGGTGGGCGTGCGGGGCGAATATTCGGCCCTGCTGAATAGGGCCAACCTGGCGCCGCGCCTGGCCCTGGCCTGGCAGCTGGGGGCCGGCAGCCAGCTGTCGGCGGCGGGCGGGTTATTTTATCAAACGCCTACCAACGACCTGCTGCGCGTGCAGCCCGCGCTGGGCTTTGAGCGGGCCGCGCACTACATTCTGAGCTATCAGCGCAGCACCGCTAGCCGCACGCTGCGCGCCGAGCTGTATTATAAAGACTACCAACAGCTCGCCCGCTTTGATGCTTACAACGTGCTCGATGCCAGCCGCTACGCCAGCACCGGCCAGGGCTACGCCCGCGGGCTCGACGTGTTCTTCCGCGACCGCTACCAGACGTTTAAGAAAATCGACTTCTGGGTGAGCTACGGCCTGCTCGACACCCGCCGCCAGGCCCGCGCCGACCTGGCCGGGGCTGTGCCCACCTTCGCCGCCACCCACAGCCTGAGCATGGTGGGCAAGTACTGGCTGGGCAGGCTGCACACCCAGCTCAGCGGCACGCTGGCCTACGGCAGCCCGCGCGCCTACTTCGACCCCAACCAGCCGGGCTACAACCAGGGCCGCACCCCCAGCTTCCAGAGCCTCGACCTGAGCCTGAGCTACCTCACGCACCTGGCCGGCCAGTTCACCATCGTGCACCTGAGCGCCACCAACGTGCTGGGCCGCGATAATATTTTTGGCTACCGCTACGCCACCGCGCCCGATGCCAGCGGCCAGTACGCCGCCGTGCCCGTGCGCCAGCTAGCCCCCCAGCTGGTGGTGGCCGCCCTGCTCATCTCGATTAATAAGAAGAGCCCCGGCGATACGTCGGTAGCGCCCGACTAG
- a CDS encoding PAS domain-containing protein: MPAPALPVDYQKVFHSLPENFLLIAPNPEATILDNTDSHVAVSLKSREEAVGKPFFEAYPASDESGAAQIRESHEHVRRYLEPHTMPLIRYDLARPAEQGGGLEEFYWQATHYPIVDAQGQLQYILQRTQNVTEQLRAARAAAETQQKLAEEQERTRFILENLPVLIWTATPDGRRDYFNPRWLAFTGREMSQELGEQWLDNLHPDDRQRVYTQWMQSVAAGTPYQVEYRLRRHDGQYRWILSRAHPRRDAEGQINLWVGGATDIHDQKMMVQEILEANEQQANLAEQAYQNYQLAQQQRQSLYALFTNAPAQIGIVRGPDFRYEFANASYQAAMGGRELVGRTVAEAVPEIAQLGLLDTLNEVYRTGQPYEAHEVPLDFRQEDGQMRPAYFTYIIQRFEENGQPAGLTSYAYEVTELVRARQALEHLQRPADGAAPTVATTPPPQP; this comes from the coding sequence ATGCCCGCCCCTGCGCTCCCCGTCGATTACCAGAAGGTTTTTCATTCGCTGCCCGAAAATTTTCTGCTCATCGCCCCCAACCCGGAGGCTACCATCCTGGACAATACCGACAGCCACGTAGCGGTGTCGCTCAAGAGCCGCGAGGAGGCGGTGGGCAAGCCTTTTTTTGAAGCCTACCCGGCCAGCGACGAAAGCGGCGCGGCCCAGATTCGGGAGTCGCACGAGCACGTGCGGCGCTACCTCGAGCCGCACACCATGCCGCTCATTCGCTACGACCTGGCCCGCCCCGCCGAGCAGGGCGGCGGCCTGGAAGAGTTTTACTGGCAGGCCACGCACTACCCCATCGTCGATGCCCAGGGCCAGCTGCAATACATTTTGCAGCGCACCCAGAACGTGACCGAGCAGCTGCGCGCCGCCCGCGCCGCCGCCGAAACCCAGCAGAAGCTGGCCGAAGAGCAGGAGCGCACCCGCTTCATCCTCGAAAACCTGCCGGTACTCATCTGGACGGCCACGCCCGACGGCCGGCGCGACTACTTTAACCCGCGCTGGCTAGCCTTCACGGGCCGCGAAATGAGCCAGGAGCTGGGTGAGCAGTGGCTCGACAACCTGCACCCCGACGACCGCCAGCGCGTGTACACCCAGTGGATGCAGTCGGTGGCGGCCGGCACCCCCTACCAGGTCGAGTACCGCCTGCGCCGCCACGACGGCCAGTACCGCTGGATACTGAGCCGCGCCCACCCCCGCCGCGATGCCGAAGGCCAGATTAACCTGTGGGTGGGCGGCGCCACCGACATCCACGACCAGAAGATGATGGTGCAGGAAATTCTGGAAGCCAACGAGCAGCAGGCCAACCTGGCCGAGCAGGCCTACCAGAACTACCAGCTGGCCCAGCAGCAGCGCCAGTCGCTCTACGCGTTGTTTACCAACGCGCCAGCCCAGATTGGCATCGTGCGCGGGCCCGACTTCCGCTACGAGTTTGCCAATGCCAGCTACCAGGCCGCCATGGGCGGGCGCGAGCTGGTGGGCCGCACCGTGGCCGAGGCCGTGCCCGAAATAGCCCAGCTTGGCCTGCTCGACACCCTCAACGAGGTGTATCGCACCGGCCAGCCCTACGAAGCTCACGAAGTGCCCCTCGATTTTCGCCAGGAAGACGGCCAAATGCGGCCAGCCTACTTCACCTACATCATCCAGCGCTTCGAGGAAAACGGCCAGCCCGCCGGCCTCACCTCCTACGCCTACGAGGTAACCGAGCTGGTGCGGGCCCGCCAGGCCCTGGAGCACTTGCAACGCCCAGCAGACGGCGCGGCTCCTACTGTCGCAACCACGCCCCCGCCGCAGCCGTAA